The Flexistipes sp. genomic interval CATAAATCCCCCTTGTCTTTGGAAGCGGGACTTCAGTCCCGCATGTTTGACAATAAGCACACTTGCATATTAGTTTGCTATATCTTTTCTTGTTTTGCGATTTCTCCACTCCACCGAGCACATAAATGCTTATGTGCTCGCTTCCGGTCGAAATGACACGAATAGGTAGTTGTCATTCCGAGCGAAGCCCAGAGATTTCTATCTATATGCCAACAATTTCTGCGTATCTGTTTAACAATTTCGCTCTTTCTAATTTATTTGCTACAAAGTAATATGTCAATGTGTGGTTTAAAGACCGTGATGGGTAATGGGTAATGCGTGATGCGTAATGTGTTATGGGTGATGGGTTATGGGTTATGGGTTATGGGTTATGGGTTATGGGTTATGGGTGAGAAACTCATCTGTAAAAATAATATAAAATTATTGGGAGAATGAAGAGCCATATTGGTATGAGAATCCAGATTCTTCCTTTGAACAGATTATAATCGTTCAGCAGTTTGGAAAACGGTATTTTTGCAACAAAATGACCGAATAAAAATTCGAAAGTTATTGTTAAAACAGCCCACATTAGACCGATGCTTACAGCAGGAAGAAGGGATAAAACAGGAGCAAAATATCCTAAAGCCAATGTGTAAACAGCGAAGATTATAATCAGCAAAATGGTTGACAATTGGTGTGATTTTAATTCACCGCTAAACCGTCCAATAATTTTTTCCCTGATAATTCCATTAAAAACGGCTAAAGGAATCATTCCGAGCCAAATCAATAAATAAGTAGTAAATAATTTCATTTGCCTAACCTTATGTTTGTGTATTTTATTTGATGCATCTTGACCTTTGTGTTACTCTCAATATATGTTTGTTATTATTCAAATATTTTTAACACATTGTCAAGGAGTTTAAAATGAGTGAAATTAATATGAACTTTTCAGATTTAAATGCGGTATTTCTTAACTGTACCCTTAAGAAAACACCTGAACTGTCACACACTGAAGGGCTCATGAAGATTTCCAAAGCTATCATGGAAAAAAATGGAGTATCTGTGGAAATGCTCAGACCGGTGGATTATAATATAGCTTATGGTGTTTATCCGGACATGAAAGAGTATGGATGGGCTGAGGATGAATGGCCGGGTATTTATGAAAAAGTAAAAAAGGCAGATATTATTGTCATAGGAACTCCAATCTGGCTGGGGGATAAGTCGTCAGTATGCACAAAGGTTATAGAAAGGCTTTACTCCTCTTCAGGAGATCTTAATGAGGAAGGACAATATGCATATTACGGCAAAGTCGGAGGCTGTATTATAACGGGAAACGAAGACGGGGCAAAACACTGCGCAATGAATATTATGTATTCCCTTCAGCACTTAGGCTGTCTTATTCCTCCGCAATCTGATGCGGCATGGCTTGGAGAGGCCGGTCCGGGCCCCTCTTATCTGGATGAAGGCTCAGGCGGTCCTGAAAATGATTTTACTAACAGAAATACTACTTTTATGTCCTGGAATTTAATGCATTTGGCACGTATATTGAAAGATAAGGGCGGTATTCCTGCACATGGGAATCAGCGTTCCAAATGGGACGCCGGCTGCAGGTTTGACCATCCAAATCCGGAATACAGATAATCAGCTCAGGGAGGCTTAAATATGAAAAGGATTTTAGGGATTATTTTTATAACAATTTTTTTAGCCGGCTCCGGTTTTGCTAATGAAAAAGTGGTTGTGGGCTCCAAGATTGACACCGAAGGTTCACTCTTAGGCAATATGATTATGTTAATGCTTGAAGAAAATGATATTTCCACTGTCAACAAAATCCAGCTGGGTCCTACAAATATTGTGCGTAATGCCATAAAAACAGGACAAATCGATATTTATCCGGAATATACCGGAAACGGAGCTTTTTTCTTCGATAATTTTGAAAAGGGTGTATTTAAAGATTTCCAAAAAGGCTATGAAACAGTGAAGAGGCTTGATTATAAGAAAAATAAAATTGTGTGGCTTACTCCTGCTGATGCAAACAATACGTGGGCGATAGCCACTCGGAAAAAGTTGGCAGAGAAACATTCTTTGAAATCACTGGAAGATTTTGCCGAGTACGTTAACAACGGAGGCTATGTTAAACTGGCCTGCTCAGAAGAGTTTGCCACAAGGGAAGATGCACTTCCAGCTTTTATGGAGGCTTACGGTTTTAAGCTTAAGGATGAAAGTCTTCTGATTTTATCCGGAGGCAATACAGCCCAAACGGAAAAGGCCGCTGCCCGGAAAACAAGCGGTGTGAATTTTGCAATGGCTTACGGTACGGACGGAGCTTTGGCGGCTCTCAATCTTGTGGTACTTGAAGACACAAAAAACGTTCAGCCGGTGTACGCTCCGGCACCAATTATCAGAGAGGAAGTTCTTAACAAGTACCCTGAAATAGAGAAGATACTTAAGCCGGTTTTTGAATCGCTAAATCTGGAAAAACTCCAGAAAATGAATTCAAAGATAGCAATCGGAGGGGTTCCTGCTGAAATAGTAGCGCAAAATTATCTGAAGTCCAATGGATTTATCGACTAATAAAGTTTATGCCGGTTTGGTTTTCCGCAGATTGTTGGATAAAAATGAGATAATTTTTCTTTTGCTTTTTGCTTTGGGGCTTTTAAGCAGCAGCTTCATAGTGGAAAAACCTAACAGACTGGCCGGCGGAAGCCCCTTGGCTCTGGATAGTGTTATTTCCGGCACTTCAATAACTTTAGCAGTTGTTATCGCATTAATTGCTGTTTTACTGTCCAGAAAAAGAGCCTTTGTATTTACAAATCTTTCATTTTTGCTCCTCGGTCTGATGCTCTCTTTTTTCCTTTGGCAGGCCGGGGATTACGCCGCCGGTGTCACTTCACAGAATGATTATGCAAGAATCAGTCTTTCCTATGGTTTCTGGCTCATATTGGGAGCATTCTACTTTTTTTACATTTATAATATTAATTTTTTCAGCGGTGCTTTTTACAGATTTTTACTGTCAATTTCATTTTTTCTTCCATTAACAGTTGTTCTTTTAGCAGGTTTTGCGGATAAACTGTCTTTATTGATTGAATTTTACTACAATCAGGATCGTTTTTACGGAGAAGTTTTAAATCACTTTAAAATTGCATATGGAGCTGTTGTTTTGGCGGTAATTACAGGTTTTCCTTTGGCAGTTTTTATAACCCGAAACGAAAAGCTGAGTGAAAAAGTTTTTAATGTGCTGGGAATTCTGCAGACCATTCCCAGTATCGCTTTGTTCGGTTTTCTTATGATTCCTCTGGCGTTTATCGTAAATATGTTTCCTGTACTCGGCAAATTTGGCATTTCAGGCATAGGATGGCTTCCGGCTGTTATCGCCCTTTATCTGTACTCACTTCTGCCTGTGGTTATAAATGTTTTCACCGGAATAAAAAGTGTTTCTTCAGATGTGGTGGAAGCTGCCAGAGGGATGGGAATGGCAAGATACCAAGTGCTGTTCAGGATAAAAATTCTGTTAAGTCTGCCCGTTATTTTAAACGGAATAAGGGTTGCTCTGGTTCAGTCGGTTGGTAATACTGCCGTTGCCGCTCTTATAGGCGCAGGCGGTCTCGGTGTTTTTATCTTTCAGGGGCTTGGGCAGGCTGCTCCTGATTTGATACTGCTGGGTGCAATTCCCACAATTATAATTGCTGTGCTTACCGATTCAGTTATGCAGATATTGGCGGATTATACAAAAAAGAAGACGGCTTATGATAAAATTTGAGAATGTTTCAAAAGCTTACGAAGAGAATAATGTGGTAAAAAACCTTTCCTTTGAGGTTAAGAAAGGAGAAATCTGTGTATTGATTGGCCCTTCCGGATGCGGGAAATCAACAACACTGAAGATGATAAACAGACTTGTTGAGCCCACGGAAGGGGCTGTAAGAATAGATGGAAAAGATGTGAGAGATTTCAAACCTGAGATTCTGCGCAGAAGGATTGGTTATGTTATTCAGAATATAGGTCTTTTTCCTCATTTATCTGTTAAAGAAAATATTTCAGTTGTTCCTAAGCTGCTGAAATGGGATAAAAACAGAATTGGCCAACGAGTATCCGAACTCATGGATCTTATGGGAATGCAGGAGAGCCAGTTTCTTAAAAAACACCCTTCGGAACTTTCAGGAGGGCAGGCTCAGCGTGTCGGTGTTGCCCGCGCTTTGGCAGCAAATCCAGATATTGTACTGATGGATGAACCTTTTGGTGCTCTTGATCCTATTACAAAATCGAGTTTGCAAAATGAAATTCTGCGTTTGCAAAAGAAAGTGCAGAAGACGATTGTGTTTGTTACCCATGATATAGATGAAGCGGTAAAACTTGCAGACAGAATTGCAGTGATGAATGAAGGTAGGCTTCTGGCATACGACAGGCCGGAATCTATTCTGAACAATAAAGAGAATGAATTTATTAAAAAATTTGTCGGTTTTGACAGGGCATTGAAAAAACTTACACGTCTGTATGTTGAGGACTTTATAAAACCTTATAAAAGTGTAAAATTTTCTGATTCGTCTGAATTTATTAAAAGGAAGGTAGAAAAAGAAATTTTTGTCTGGGTTGTGGATGATGACGGTAACTTAAAGGGATGGTTGAACAATGACGACAGTATTGGTTTTACTGAGCATATTGAAAATCTTGTCGTAAAGGATATAGAAAATTTTCAGGTCTCACCGGATTGTTCACTAAAGGACGCTTTGTCGGTGATGATGAGTGAAAATGTTGTAACACTGCCGGTGGTGGATAACGGTAAATTAATCGGGGAAATCAGGCTGTCGGATATAGTGGGCAATGAAAAAAATAGCTAAACTTAAAATGTTTCAACCTTTACTTATGTTTATAGCTGTTATCTTTACTCTAACTTTAGTTTTCTATACTTACGGCAACAGGGAAGGTTTTGAGGAATTTTTGTACACCCGATCGGACGCTTTGGGGCTGACGATAGAGCATTTATATATGGTTTTCGTTTCGGCTGGATTTTCCGTGATTGCGGGGGTTTTTACCGGTGTTCTTGTGACCAGAAAATTCTGGTCTGATCTTCTGCCTGCGGTTAATTCCCTGGCTTCAGTGGGCCAAACATTTCCGCCTGTGGCAGTTCTTGCTCTGGCTGTGCCTGTGGTCGGATTCGGATTCAAACCCACAATAATAGCATTGATTCTGTACGGTTTTTTCCCTATTGTCAGAAATACTATTGCCGGAATTGAGTCGGTGCCAAAAGATGTAAAAGAAGCAGCAAAAGGGATGGGAATGACCGGCGTTCAGATATTGGCTAAAGTGGAACTTCCTCTTGCCTCGAAAATTATATTGGCCGGTATAAGAACCTCTGTTATTATAAACATCGGAACAGCCACAATAGGTGCTACAATCGGTGCAGGCGGGTTAGGGGCTCCTATAATATCCGGATTGATTAATGAGAATTTCTATTATGTTTTACAAGGAAGCTTGTGTGTAGGCCTTTTGGCAGTTGTGGCAGATAAGGCAATAGAGGATTTGGGGAGATTGTTGTTTGAGTAATTATTAGATTTGGAGTGAAAATGGGAAAAAATAAGAAAGAAGAAATAAAAAAACAGGTTATTTCGCTTATTCAAGAACTTGAACAGGAAATTGCAGAACTTAATGAGAATGATCAGACAGTAGCTCCGGATAATGCAATAGGAAGACTGAGCAGAATGGAGGCCATGCAGGCACAGAACATAAATAATGCAACCTTGAGTAATAAGCGTAAAAGACTAATCAGACTTAAAGACACATTGGGTAAGATTGATTCTCCGCATTTCGGAGAGTGTAAAGCGTGTGGTGAGGAAATAGAGATTAACAGACTAAGAGCCAGTCCAGAAGCCAACGTATGCAGTGAATGTATTCGTCAGAATCAAAAAAAGTGATGCGTAAGTGGTAGAGAAGTAGAGGCAAAGGTAAAGGCAAAGGCAAAGATAAAGGTAAAGGTTTTGATTGAACTTTTTACTTTAAAAATGATTCAAATAATGTATATTTCTTCTAAATAACTCAAGTTTCGCACTTCTCTGTGTCATTGCGAAACCCTGTGAAACAGGGTTGTGGCAATCTCAAAATAATATAAAAAGAGAGATTGCTTCGTCGTTATCACTCCTCGCAAAGACGTGTAATAAGTGCAAGTGCGAAACTTGAGTAAATAAAATAAAAAGAGGTAGTGAATGTCAGAAAAATGGGAACTCAAATGGATGGCATGGGAACTGACGGAAAAGTGCAATCTCAGCTGTGTGCATTGCAGATCAGCCTCAGAAATTGATTCATCTGAAGGTTTGTTTACTTTAGATAAAGCAAAAGCTTTTCTGGATGAAATTGCCGAATTTGCTTCACCTGTTATTGTTCTTTCCGGCGGTGAGCCGTTAATGAGAAAGGATGTTTTTGATATAGCGGAATACGGCACGGAAAAAGGTTTTCGTATGTGTATGGCCACCAACGGTGTTCTTGTGGACGATGAAGTTTGTGAAAAAATCAACTCATCAGGCATCAGAATTGTTGCTTTAAGTCTGGATGGTTCCACCAGAGAAATCCATGATGATTTCAGAGGCCAGGTTGGTGCTTTTGACGGTGTGATGAGAGCTGCCGAATATTTCAGGAAACATGACATTAAGTTTATTATAAATTCCTCTTTTACCAAGAGAAATCAGGAAGATATCCCGAATGTAAAAGATCTCGCCAAAAAAATAGGTGCAACAGCTTGGTACATGTTCCAGATTGTGCCTACTGGTCGTGGTGAAGAAATAATGAAAGAACTTATAGATAAAGAAGATTACGAAAAGATTCTTAACTGGCACTATGACATGGAGAGGGAAGAAGAGGATATCCTTGTACGCCCTACATGTGCTCCTCAGTATTACCGTATTTGGCATGAGCGCAGCAGAAAAGAGGGCAAAGACAGTACAAGAAGAAATCTCAGCTTTTCCACAGGCGGCGGCAAAGGATGTATTGCAGCACAGAAAATCTGCCTTGTAACGGCTATGGGTGATGTGTACCCGTGCTCATATTTTCCTCTGGCAGCCGGCAATGTTTTCAAAGAGTCTTTCAAGGAAATCTGGGAAAAATCAAAGCTTTTTAACGACATACGGAGCTTTAAAGATTACGAAGGTAAATGCGGCTCCTGCAGATATCTGGGGGTATGCGGCGGTTGCAGAGCCAGAGCATATGCAGTATCGGATTCCTATATGGCTGAAGAGCCTTTTTGCGACTATGTGCCTGAAAATTACAAAGAGCCTGTTGATAAAAAATAGGACATTTTAGAGAAATACCGGTACAAGTACAGGCACAAGTGAACTTAAAATAAATCCGTGAAGAAATGCGATAAACGCTGCTGAAGAACCGGCATATTTTTCAATGATTGGCAGCGTTGTGTCCATTGTAGTAGCCCCTCCCGGTGCTATACTTACATAAGGATTCACATATTTAGCCAGTACCGGAATAAGTATAATACTTATTATTTCCCTGAAAACATTTGTCAGAAATGCCACGGATCCCAAATCACTGCCTTTGGCATCAGCTATGATGACGGCAGAGAGTGAATACCAGCCGAACCCTGCTGAAACAGCCAGGGAATCTTTTATACTCATATTGATAAATAAAACGGCAAATGCTCCTCCTGCCAATGTCCCGGCTATTGTTCCAAAGGGAATGAAAAAAGCCTGCCTGTCTGCATTGATCAGTTTGCGTATTGTGTTTTTGTCTCTTCCTATATCATATCCAATAAGAAGTAAGAGCAGATAAAGCATATATCGGGTTATTTCATCGGTACCGATTATTATAAATTCGGGAAGTATCGAGAATTGAGCTGTTAATGTGCCTGCCGTCACTGCTGCCAACATCAGGATTATCATTTTTTCCCACCTATGAAACTTACAACAATCAATACCCCTATTATGCTGAAAAAAATTGTAGAAGAAGCTATTACAAGTGCCTGAAACCCGAAACCGGCAATTTTGTCAAATAATTCCGGGTCTTTGCCTATGCTTGCCCCCATAAAAAACAGCAAAAGCAAAATACTGATATTGAGAAAAATTTTCTGGGTTTTGTCTACATGTTTCCCGTTAAGAAAATATCCGAGAGCGATACCTGTCATTAAAAACAGTAAAAAAATAAGCATAATTTAACCGCCGTCATAAACTAAAAATCAAACATGGCACGGCTGAAGCCGCGCTTCCTGAAATATTCAAAGCTCTCGTTTTTTAACCAAGTATTTATAAAAAGTAAAGTATTAATAAGTTATATGTGTGATGGTAGCTAAAGGTACTATGGGTATTAGACGTATTAGAGGTTCAATGTTTAGTCCGTCTTTGACGGATTCAAAGTTCTAAACCAATGCAAGTGGACATTAAAATGAAATCTTACTGCCTAAAAGCCTCTACTATTTCACTATCTCACTATTTCACTACTTCACGATCTCACTATTTCTCCACCTCACCACTTCACCATTTCACTACCTCACCGAAATACTATACCCCGAATTTGAAATAATTTAGCAGAGTAGGGTGCCCTGCCGGGAATTTTAAAACCCTGTCAGCACCGAAATCCTTTAGTTTGCCAACAATATCCCCGTTTATATCCGAAATTTCAGAGAGGTGCTCACTGTTTTTAATTGCAACTGCAAAAGCCGAAGGAACGGCTTCGTCAAATGTATCCGATACATCATGATTGGTGTCGAAAAAAAGGACTCCGTTCTCATGAAAAATTTCAAACATTTTCTTTGTGAGTTTTACCGCAAAATCCAGCATAACCCTGTCTTTTGTCATTTCAAACATTCTCATCGTTGTATCAATAGTATAGGCGTAATCTTCCAGCGTTCTGTGATTAAAAGCAAGGTCTTTATGATACTTTATACGAAATAAGCTGCCGTCGTCATTGATCAGATAATTTTTGACTTTGTTGTATAAATTCACTGCCATCTGGAAATAATATTCATCATTGGTCATTTCTGATAATGTAAGAAGTGTGTTAACAAAAAGCATGTTCCATGAAATTATTACTTTTGTGTCAAGAACAGGCTTTTCTTTATTTATGCTGTTCTGTATTTTTTCAAAGACGGGCTCGATTTTAACGTATTTTTCATAGTCTATGTCCTGCAGGTTGAGAACATTTTCTTTAAACACAATATGGTTATGTATAAGCTGTTTTTCATTTTCACTGAAATTTGCCGGGATGTCGTTTTCAAAAATTTTATAGTAATATCCTTCCACCAGATTATTGTTTTCATCAGGTGAATCAGCATTCATGGATGCAGCCAGACCGAAATCAGTGGAGAAATATTCCAGGATAAAATCAGCCGCCTTACGTGCAATGTGCAGATAAAGCGGATCTTTTGTAACATCATAAAGTTTTGTCAAAAATTCGGCATTGAGGGCATTATCGTAAAGCATTTTCTCGAAATGCGGCGTGTTCCAGGATGAGTCCACGCAGTACCTGTAAAAACCGCCGTTGATGTGATCGAATATCCCTGATCTGCACAATTGATCAGCGGTCTTTTTTAGAAATTTCATTATGTTTTCATCATTTTCAGCAAAAGAAAGCAGATAATTCATAACGGGAATATTAGGGAACTTACTGTTCCCCTTCAATCCTCCCTGTTGCCTGTCGGCCTGATCCATAAAACTGCTTATTTCCTTTTCTTTTGTATAATTTTGGAAATCATTGAAGTCTGAATCGAT includes:
- the osmF gene encoding glycine betaine ABC transporter substrate-binding protein OsmF, producing the protein MKRILGIIFITIFLAGSGFANEKVVVGSKIDTEGSLLGNMIMLMLEENDISTVNKIQLGPTNIVRNAIKTGQIDIYPEYTGNGAFFFDNFEKGVFKDFQKGYETVKRLDYKKNKIVWLTPADANNTWAIATRKKLAEKHSLKSLEDFAEYVNNGGYVKLACSEEFATREDALPAFMEAYGFKLKDESLLILSGGNTAQTEKAAARKTSGVNFAMAYGTDGALAALNLVVLEDTKNVQPVYAPAPIIREEVLNKYPEIEKILKPVFESLNLEKLQKMNSKIAIGGVPAEIVAQNYLKSNGFID
- a CDS encoding ABC transporter permease encodes the protein MKKIAKLKMFQPLLMFIAVIFTLTLVFYTYGNREGFEEFLYTRSDALGLTIEHLYMVFVSAGFSVIAGVFTGVLVTRKFWSDLLPAVNSLASVGQTFPPVAVLALAVPVVGFGFKPTIIALILYGFFPIVRNTIAGIESVPKDVKEAAKGMGMTGVQILAKVELPLASKIILAGIRTSVIINIGTATIGATIGAGGLGAPIISGLINENFYYVLQGSLCVGLLAVVADKAIEDLGRLLFE
- a CDS encoding radical SAM/SPASM domain-containing protein — its product is MSEKWELKWMAWELTEKCNLSCVHCRSASEIDSSEGLFTLDKAKAFLDEIAEFASPVIVLSGGEPLMRKDVFDIAEYGTEKGFRMCMATNGVLVDDEVCEKINSSGIRIVALSLDGSTREIHDDFRGQVGAFDGVMRAAEYFRKHDIKFIINSSFTKRNQEDIPNVKDLAKKIGATAWYMFQIVPTGRGEEIMKELIDKEDYEKILNWHYDMEREEEDILVRPTCAPQYYRIWHERSRKEGKDSTRRNLSFSTGGGKGCIAAQKICLVTAMGDVYPCSYFPLAAGNVFKESFKEIWEKSKLFNDIRSFKDYEGKCGSCRYLGVCGGCRARAYAVSDSYMAEEPFCDYVPENYKEPVDKK
- a CDS encoding thioredoxin domain-containing protein, which gives rise to MLENKLKNEYSLYLLEHKGNPVAWQPFTYQITETAKKENKPILLSIGYSSCHWCHVMADESFSDNETAEFINENFIPVKIDREEYPDIDKKYQFFLQIIRQMGGWPLTVFTDPDLTPFYGGTYFPKNEIQGIPAFLNVLKAVSELYKNNDSKLDKIRGNYRNFIKRFNQIDSDFNDFQNYTKEKEISSFMDQADRQQGGLKGNSKFPNIPVMNYLLSFAENDENIMKFLKKTADQLCRSGIFDHINGGFYRYCVDSSWNTPHFEKMLYDNALNAEFLTKLYDVTKDPLYLHIARKAADFILEYFSTDFGLAASMNADSPDENNNLVEGYYYKIFENDIPANFSENEKQLIHNHIVFKENVLNLQDIDYEKYVKIEPVFEKIQNSINKEKPVLDTKVIISWNMLFVNTLLTLSEMTNDEYYFQMAVNLYNKVKNYLINDDGSLFRIKYHKDLAFNHRTLEDYAYTIDTTMRMFEMTKDRVMLDFAVKLTKKMFEIFHENGVLFFDTNHDVSDTFDEAVPSAFAVAIKNSEHLSEISDINGDIVGKLKDFGADRVLKFPAGHPTLLNYFKFGV
- a CDS encoding TraR/DksA family transcriptional regulator produces the protein MGKNKKEEIKKQVISLIQELEQEIAELNENDQTVAPDNAIGRLSRMEAMQAQNINNATLSNKRKRLIRLKDTLGKIDSPHFGECKACGEEIEINRLRASPEANVCSECIRQNQKK
- a CDS encoding LysO family transporter, producing MLIFLLFLMTGIALGYFLNGKHVDKTQKIFLNISILLLLFFMGASIGKDPELFDKIAGFGFQALVIASSTIFFSIIGVLIVVSFIGGKK
- a CDS encoding lysine exporter LysO family protein translates to MIILMLAAVTAGTLTAQFSILPEFIIIGTDEITRYMLYLLLLLIGYDIGRDKNTIRKLINADRQAFFIPFGTIAGTLAGGAFAVLFINMSIKDSLAVSAGFGWYSLSAVIIADAKGSDLGSVAFLTNVFREIISIILIPVLAKYVNPYVSIAPGGATTMDTTLPIIEKYAGSSAAFIAFLHGFILSSLVPVLVPVFL
- a CDS encoding ABC transporter permease, which gives rise to MDLSTNKVYAGLVFRRLLDKNEIIFLLLFALGLLSSSFIVEKPNRLAGGSPLALDSVISGTSITLAVVIALIAVLLSRKRAFVFTNLSFLLLGLMLSFFLWQAGDYAAGVTSQNDYARISLSYGFWLILGAFYFFYIYNINFFSGAFYRFLLSISFFLPLTVVLLAGFADKLSLLIEFYYNQDRFYGEVLNHFKIAYGAVVLAVITGFPLAVFITRNEKLSEKVFNVLGILQTIPSIALFGFLMIPLAFIVNMFPVLGKFGISGIGWLPAVIALYLYSLLPVVINVFTGIKSVSSDVVEAARGMGMARYQVLFRIKILLSLPVILNGIRVALVQSVGNTAVAALIGAGGLGVFIFQGLGQAAPDLILLGAIPTIIIAVLTDSVMQILADYTKKKTAYDKI
- a CDS encoding flavodoxin family protein produces the protein MSEINMNFSDLNAVFLNCTLKKTPELSHTEGLMKISKAIMEKNGVSVEMLRPVDYNIAYGVYPDMKEYGWAEDEWPGIYEKVKKADIIVIGTPIWLGDKSSVCTKVIERLYSSSGDLNEEGQYAYYGKVGGCIITGNEDGAKHCAMNIMYSLQHLGCLIPPQSDAAWLGEAGPGPSYLDEGSGGPENDFTNRNTTFMSWNLMHLARILKDKGGIPAHGNQRSKWDAGCRFDHPNPEYR
- a CDS encoding betaine/proline/choline family ABC transporter ATP-binding protein, translated to MIKFENVSKAYEENNVVKNLSFEVKKGEICVLIGPSGCGKSTTLKMINRLVEPTEGAVRIDGKDVRDFKPEILRRRIGYVIQNIGLFPHLSVKENISVVPKLLKWDKNRIGQRVSELMDLMGMQESQFLKKHPSELSGGQAQRVGVARALAANPDIVLMDEPFGALDPITKSSLQNEILRLQKKVQKTIVFVTHDIDEAVKLADRIAVMNEGRLLAYDRPESILNNKENEFIKKFVGFDRALKKLTRLYVEDFIKPYKSVKFSDSSEFIKRKVEKEIFVWVVDDDGNLKGWLNNDDSIGFTEHIENLVVKDIENFQVSPDCSLKDALSVMMSENVVTLPVVDNGKLIGEIRLSDIVGNEKNS